A genomic window from Acidimicrobiia bacterium includes:
- a CDS encoding cupredoxin domain-containing protein has protein sequence MTTRLGVWSAALLLAIATGALAGCGGGSSGKKVNVSEVDYKIIPDATSVAAGKVTFKVTNNGTFTHEFVVDRAAGAASLPLKTDGEVNEDKISDSNHLGEVEDIDPGKSKTLTVTMSAGKYVLFCNRVDGSTSHFKSGMHTDFTVTS, from the coding sequence ATGACAACTCGTCTCGGTGTGTGGTCTGCCGCGCTCCTCCTGGCCATCGCGACCGGCGCGCTGGCCGGCTGCGGGGGCGGAAGCAGCGGGAAGAAGGTCAACGTCTCGGAGGTGGATTACAAGATCATCCCGGACGCGACCAGCGTCGCCGCCGGCAAAGTGACCTTCAAGGTCACGAACAACGGCACGTTCACGCACGAGTTCGTTGTCGACCGCGCCGCGGGCGCAGCCTCGCTGCCGCTGAAGACCGATGGCGAGGTCAACGAGGACAAGATCTCAGATTCGAACCACCTCGGCGAGGTCGAGGACATCGATCCGGGAAAGAGCAAGACCCTCACCGTGACCATGTCGGCGGGCAAGTACGTGCTGTTCTGCAACCGTGTCGACGGCTCGACGTCGCACTTCAAGAGCGGAATGCACACCGACTTCACCGTGACGAGCTGA